In one Aromatoleum aromaticum EbN1 genomic region, the following are encoded:
- a CDS encoding phospholipase A, translating into MRIPVLAVAAAMLLGAPAARAEWLLAAFATRVVAGQPLNISIVRDASDELPLPDRLEAVIEVGEQRVAVELLAAGANEGAAFRRDYVLNWPEQLTGAAVVELADRGSSRLLLIAQEAAAPPGADVAKAAQEPVLPAATLPPAPALSVNEPMYFLVGGGAGRSARLQLSFKYRIFEPEGPVAELLPPLRGLHFGYTQTSVWDLRSDSKPFRDTSYRPSLFYEWRLASDPDRQHGITVRTGYEHESNGRDRENSRSLDTLFASLDWRHRVGERQSYVGITPKIWGYLDRDENPDIHRYRGYGELGVRFGRDDGFLAQLRLRHSTHGGSSQLDLSYPLSRAILSDTASYLHFQVFNGYGETLLDYNRSRGTQFRIGFSIQR; encoded by the coding sequence CGCAGCCCGGGCTGAATGGCTGCTGGCGGCTTTCGCCACGCGTGTGGTCGCCGGGCAACCGCTGAACATTTCGATCGTCCGTGACGCTTCCGACGAGTTGCCGCTGCCGGATCGTCTCGAAGCCGTCATCGAAGTCGGTGAACAGCGGGTCGCCGTGGAACTGCTGGCCGCAGGGGCAAACGAGGGCGCCGCGTTCCGGCGCGATTACGTGCTGAACTGGCCAGAGCAGCTCACGGGAGCAGCAGTCGTGGAACTCGCCGATCGCGGTTCGTCGCGCCTGCTGCTGATCGCGCAGGAAGCTGCCGCGCCGCCCGGCGCCGACGTGGCCAAGGCTGCGCAGGAGCCAGTCCTGCCTGCGGCGACACTTCCGCCGGCCCCGGCGCTGTCGGTCAACGAGCCGATGTACTTCCTCGTCGGCGGCGGGGCCGGCCGCTCGGCGCGCCTCCAGCTCAGTTTCAAGTACCGCATCTTCGAGCCCGAAGGCCCCGTCGCCGAACTGCTGCCGCCGTTGCGCGGCCTGCATTTCGGTTACACGCAGACTTCGGTGTGGGACCTGCGTTCGGACTCGAAGCCGTTCCGCGACACGAGCTACCGGCCGTCGCTGTTCTACGAGTGGCGACTCGCGTCCGACCCCGACCGCCAGCACGGCATCACCGTACGCACGGGCTACGAGCACGAATCGAACGGGCGGGACCGGGAGAACTCGCGCAGCCTCGACACGCTGTTCGCGTCGCTGGACTGGCGTCATCGCGTTGGCGAGCGGCAATCCTATGTCGGCATTACCCCGAAGATATGGGGCTACCTCGATCGCGACGAAAACCCGGACATCCACCGCTATCGCGGTTATGGCGAGCTCGGAGTGCGTTTCGGCCGGGACGACGGGTTTCTCGCTCAGTTGCGCCTGCGCCACTCGACGCACGGGGGCAGTTCGCAGCTCGATCTGTCATATCCGCTGTCGCGCGCAATCCTGTCGGACACCGCGTCCTACCTGCATTTCCAGGTGTTCAACGGTTATGGCGAAACGTTGCTCGATTACAATCGGTCACGCGGAACGCAGTTTAGAATCGGCTTCTCGATCCAGCGCTGA
- a CDS encoding quinone oxidoreductase family protein: MPHAIRFHRTGGPEVLQWEAVDVPPPAQGEARVRQHAVGLNYIDTYHRTGLYPAPLPSGIGLEAAGVVEAVGEGVDDLAPGDRVAYAGGPLGAYADLRNMPADRLVKLPDPVSFEQGAAMMLQGLTAQYLLRRTYRVQPGDTILIHAAAGGVGLIVCQWAKALGATVIGTVGTDEKAALARAHGCDHSIVYTRENFAERVREITGGEGLPVVYDSIGKDTFMESLGCLRPLGMMVLFGAASGPVPPFDLGLLAKMGSLFITRPTLFTYSAKRPDLLAMAADLFEVVVSGKVRIEVNQRFALKDAAQAHRELEARRTTGSSILLP; this comes from the coding sequence ATGCCCCATGCGATTCGCTTCCATCGAACCGGCGGTCCCGAGGTCCTGCAATGGGAGGCTGTCGACGTTCCGCCCCCTGCACAAGGCGAGGCGCGCGTGCGGCAGCATGCCGTCGGGCTCAATTACATCGACACGTACCATCGCACCGGGCTGTATCCGGCGCCGTTGCCGTCCGGCATCGGTCTCGAGGCTGCCGGAGTCGTCGAGGCGGTCGGCGAGGGGGTGGACGATCTCGCGCCGGGCGATCGGGTCGCCTATGCCGGAGGCCCGCTCGGCGCCTATGCGGACCTGCGCAACATGCCGGCCGACCGGCTCGTGAAGCTTCCCGACCCGGTCTCGTTCGAGCAGGGCGCGGCGATGATGCTGCAGGGGCTGACTGCGCAGTATCTGCTGCGTCGCACTTATCGCGTGCAGCCGGGTGACACGATCCTCATCCACGCTGCCGCGGGCGGAGTCGGCCTGATCGTGTGCCAGTGGGCGAAGGCGCTCGGCGCAACCGTCATCGGCACTGTCGGTACGGACGAGAAAGCTGCACTCGCCCGCGCGCACGGCTGCGACCATTCGATCGTCTACACGCGCGAGAACTTCGCCGAGCGGGTCAGGGAGATCACCGGCGGCGAAGGGTTGCCGGTGGTCTATGACTCGATCGGCAAGGATACTTTCATGGAGTCGCTGGGCTGCCTGCGCCCGCTCGGCATGATGGTGCTGTTCGGGGCCGCTTCGGGGCCGGTGCCGCCGTTCGATCTCGGCCTGCTCGCGAAGATGGGGTCGCTGTTCATCACGCGCCCGACTCTGTTTACCTATTCGGCCAAGCGGCCGGATCTGCTGGCGATGGCGGCCGATCTCTTCGAAGTCGTCGTCTCGGGCAAGGTGCGGATCGAGGTCAACCAGCGTTTTGCGCTGAAGGACGCCGCGCAGGCGCACCGTGAGCTCGAGGCCCGTCGCACCACCGGTTCGTCGATCCTGCTGCCGTGA
- the dnaE gene encoding DNA polymerase III subunit alpha — protein MTASHEPCFIHLRLHSEYSISDGIVQIDQAIARAAADAMPALGISDLANLFGMVKFYKGARGKGMKPVVGVDTWITNDADRDKPFRALLICRNRKGYGQLCELLTRAYLDNKYRSRAEMHRQWFADGAASDLLCLSGAMGGDIGQALVNGNPDVAERLAAEWAQLFPDAFYIELQRAGHPGTEAYIRQAVQLAGKLGLPVVATHPVQFLEPEDFKAHEARVCIAQGYVLADKRRPRDFTEEQYFKSQDEMCALFADIPEALENSVEIARRCSLTVQLGKNFLPQFPTPEGMTLDEFLVAEAKSGLEVRLAELYPAEAERERQRRTYEDRLKFETDTIVQMGFPGYFLIVADFINWAKENGVPVGPGRGSGAGSLVAYSLRITDLDPLAYALLFERFLNPERVSMPDFDIDFCQDNRYRVIEYVRSRYGKEAVSQIATFGTMASKAVVRDVGRVLDLPYGLCDRLSKLIPIEGAKPVSLAKAYEMESQIGEMMKDGNDGESVQELWSLAEPLEGLSRNVGMHAGGVLIAPGKLTDFCPLYIADGDEATPVSQFDKDDVEAVGLVKFDFLGLRNLTIIELAVEYVERLTGEKPDLAALPFTDPAAYQILKDANTTAIFQVESEGMKKLLKKLAPDRFEDIIAVLALYRPGPLGSGMVDDFILRKKGQQEIDYFHPDLKPCLDPTYGVIVYQEQVMQISQIIGGYTLGGADMLRRAMGKKKAEEMAKHRETIAAGAKQKGYDPALAEQLFDLMTKFAEYGFNKSHTAAYAVVTYHTAWLKAHHCAAFMAATMSADLDNTDTIRIFFEDAVANGVTILPPDVNASDFRFVPTDRKTIRYGLGAVKGAGEPAVRAILAAREAGGAFRDLFDFCARVDRRAVNRRVIEALIRAGAFDLIEPSGTADRARLLATVGLAMEAAEQAAANAMQGGLFDLIPEAAGAAPEYVRARPWSERERLKEEKLAIGFFLSGHPFNSFRKEVRRFVRRPLAELEPSRDLLMLAGVVMDVRTKMTGRGKMAFVVLDDGSHVREVSVFSELFDSQRSKIVTDEVLVVEGKVSNDDFTGGLRIVADKLMTLGEARSRFARALQLTVNGEVKAAGGASAAADRLQGLLTPFREGGCPVRLRYRNEVAEADLPLGEGWRVRLDDTLLDGLRQWLPADAVEVLYPN, from the coding sequence ATGACTGCCTCACACGAACCCTGTTTCATCCATCTGCGGCTGCACTCCGAATATTCGATCTCCGACGGCATCGTCCAGATCGACCAGGCAATCGCCCGCGCCGCCGCCGATGCCATGCCGGCCCTCGGCATTTCCGACCTGGCCAACCTCTTCGGCATGGTCAAGTTCTACAAAGGTGCCCGCGGCAAGGGCATGAAGCCGGTCGTCGGCGTCGACACCTGGATCACCAACGACGCGGACCGCGACAAACCTTTCCGTGCCCTGCTGATCTGCAGGAACCGCAAGGGTTACGGGCAGTTGTGCGAATTGCTGACGCGCGCCTATCTCGACAACAAGTATCGCAGCCGAGCCGAGATGCACCGGCAGTGGTTCGCCGACGGCGCGGCATCGGATCTGCTCTGCCTGTCGGGCGCGATGGGCGGGGACATCGGCCAGGCGCTGGTGAATGGCAATCCGGACGTCGCGGAGCGACTCGCAGCCGAGTGGGCGCAGCTGTTTCCCGACGCGTTCTACATCGAGCTGCAGCGCGCCGGCCATCCCGGTACCGAAGCCTATATCCGCCAAGCCGTGCAGCTTGCGGGCAAGCTCGGGCTGCCGGTCGTCGCGACGCACCCCGTGCAGTTCCTCGAGCCCGAGGACTTCAAGGCGCACGAGGCGCGCGTGTGCATCGCGCAGGGCTACGTGCTTGCCGACAAGCGCCGGCCGCGCGACTTCACCGAGGAGCAGTATTTCAAGAGCCAGGACGAGATGTGCGCGCTGTTCGCCGACATCCCGGAGGCGCTCGAGAATTCGGTCGAGATTGCCCGGCGGTGTTCGCTGACGGTGCAGCTCGGCAAGAACTTCCTGCCGCAGTTCCCGACGCCGGAAGGCATGACGCTCGACGAGTTCCTCGTTGCCGAAGCGAAATCGGGCCTCGAAGTACGCCTCGCGGAGCTCTACCCGGCAGAAGCCGAGCGGGAACGCCAGCGCCGGACTTACGAGGACCGGCTCAAGTTCGAGACCGACACGATCGTCCAGATGGGCTTTCCCGGCTACTTCCTGATCGTCGCCGACTTCATCAACTGGGCGAAGGAAAACGGCGTGCCGGTCGGGCCGGGGCGCGGTTCCGGCGCCGGTTCGCTCGTCGCATACAGCCTGCGCATCACTGACCTCGACCCGCTCGCGTACGCGCTGCTGTTCGAGCGCTTCCTGAACCCGGAACGGGTGTCGATGCCCGACTTCGACATCGACTTCTGCCAGGACAACCGCTACCGCGTCATCGAATACGTGCGCAGCCGCTACGGCAAGGAGGCGGTCAGCCAGATCGCGACCTTCGGCACGATGGCGTCGAAAGCGGTCGTGCGCGACGTCGGTCGCGTGCTCGACCTGCCGTACGGGCTGTGCGATCGCCTGTCGAAGCTGATTCCGATCGAAGGCGCGAAGCCCGTCTCGCTCGCCAAGGCCTACGAGATGGAGTCGCAGATCGGCGAGATGATGAAGGACGGCAACGACGGCGAGTCGGTACAGGAGCTGTGGAGCCTCGCCGAACCGCTCGAAGGTTTGAGCCGCAACGTCGGCATGCACGCCGGCGGCGTGCTGATCGCGCCGGGCAAACTCACCGACTTCTGCCCGCTCTACATCGCCGACGGCGACGAGGCGACGCCGGTGTCGCAGTTCGACAAGGACGATGTCGAGGCGGTCGGCCTCGTGAAGTTCGACTTCCTCGGCCTGAGGAACCTGACGATCATCGAGCTCGCCGTCGAGTATGTCGAGCGCCTCACCGGCGAGAAGCCCGACCTCGCGGCGCTGCCCTTCACCGACCCGGCCGCGTACCAGATCCTCAAGGACGCGAACACCACCGCGATCTTCCAGGTGGAATCGGAGGGCATGAAGAAGCTGCTGAAAAAGCTCGCCCCTGACCGCTTCGAGGACATCATCGCGGTGCTCGCGCTGTACCGCCCCGGGCCGCTCGGCTCGGGGATGGTCGACGACTTCATCCTGCGCAAGAAAGGCCAGCAGGAGATCGACTACTTCCACCCGGACCTCAAGCCCTGCCTCGATCCGACGTATGGCGTGATCGTGTATCAGGAACAGGTGATGCAGATCTCGCAGATCATCGGCGGCTACACGCTCGGCGGCGCCGACATGCTGCGCCGCGCGATGGGCAAGAAGAAAGCCGAGGAAATGGCGAAGCACCGCGAGACGATCGCCGCCGGTGCGAAACAGAAAGGCTACGACCCGGCGCTTGCCGAGCAGCTCTTCGACCTGATGACGAAGTTCGCGGAGTACGGCTTCAACAAGTCCCACACGGCAGCCTACGCGGTTGTTACGTACCATACCGCGTGGCTGAAGGCGCACCACTGCGCGGCGTTCATGGCCGCGACGATGTCGGCCGATCTCGACAACACCGACACGATCAGGATCTTCTTCGAGGATGCCGTCGCGAACGGCGTGACGATCCTGCCGCCGGACGTCAACGCTTCCGACTTCCGCTTCGTGCCGACCGACCGCAAAACGATCCGTTACGGCCTTGGGGCGGTGAAAGGAGCCGGGGAGCCGGCGGTTCGCGCAATCCTCGCGGCACGGGAGGCGGGCGGAGCGTTCCGCGACCTGTTCGATTTCTGCGCGCGGGTCGATCGGCGCGCGGTCAACCGTCGCGTCATCGAGGCGCTGATCCGCGCCGGCGCGTTCGACCTCATCGAGCCGAGCGGGACTGCCGACCGCGCGCGCTTGCTCGCGACCGTCGGGCTGGCGATGGAAGCGGCGGAGCAGGCGGCGGCCAATGCGATGCAGGGCGGGCTCTTCGACCTGATCCCGGAAGCGGCCGGGGCCGCGCCGGAGTACGTACGTGCCCGCCCGTGGAGCGAACGCGAGCGGCTCAAGGAAGAGAAGCTCGCGATCGGCTTCTTCCTCTCCGGCCATCCATTCAACAGTTTCCGCAAGGAGGTGCGCCGCTTCGTCCGCCGCCCGCTCGCCGAGCTCGAACCTTCGCGGGATCTGCTGATGCTCGCCGGCGTCGTCATGGACGTGCGCACGAAGATGACCGGCCGCGGCAAGATGGCGTTCGTCGTACTCGACGACGGCAGTCATGTGCGCGAAGTGTCGGTGTTCTCGGAACTGTTCGATTCGCAGCGCAGCAAGATCGTCACCGACGAAGTGTTGGTGGTCGAAGGGAAGGTGAGCAACGACGACTTTACCGGCGGGCTGCGCATCGTCGCCGACAAGCTGATGACGCTCGGCGAAGCGCGCTCCCGGTTTGCCCGTGCGCTGCAGCTGACGGTCAATGGTGAGGTGAAGGCTGCGGGGGGCGCGAGCGCTGCGGCCGACCGTCTGCAAGGCCTGCTGACGCCGTTCCGCGAAGGAGGCTGCCCGGTCCGGCTACGTTACCGCAACGAGGTTGCCGAAGCGGATCTGCCTCTCGGCGAAGGCTGGCGCGTGCGCCTCGACGACACGCTGCTCGACGGTCTGCGCCAGTGGCTGCCGGCGGACGCGGTCGAAGTGCTCTATCCGAACTGA
- a CDS encoding peroxiredoxin: MAVLVGKQAPDFAAAAVLGDNQIQDITFSQFTKGKYAVLFFYPLDFTFVCPSELIAFDHRLDEFKKRGVEVLGVSIDSQFTHLAWKNTPVNSGGIGQVQYPMVADTKHEICRAYDVESEGGVAFRGSFLIDKAGVVRHQVVNDLPLGRNIDEMLRMVDALQFTEEHGEVCPAGWNKGKAGMKADPSGVADYLAHHAESL; encoded by the coding sequence ATGGCAGTCCTCGTAGGCAAACAAGCCCCCGATTTCGCCGCGGCAGCGGTGCTCGGCGACAATCAGATCCAGGACATCACCTTCTCGCAATTCACGAAAGGCAAGTACGCCGTCCTGTTCTTCTACCCGCTCGATTTCACTTTCGTCTGCCCGTCCGAGCTGATCGCGTTCGATCACCGTTTGGATGAATTCAAGAAGCGCGGCGTCGAAGTGCTCGGCGTGTCGATCGACAGCCAGTTCACGCACCTCGCGTGGAAGAACACGCCGGTGAATAGCGGCGGTATCGGACAAGTGCAGTATCCGATGGTGGCCGACACCAAACACGAGATCTGCCGTGCGTATGACGTCGAATCCGAAGGCGGCGTCGCGTTCCGCGGCTCCTTCCTGATCGACAAGGCCGGCGTCGTGCGCCACCAGGTCGTCAATGACCTGCCGCTGGGCCGCAACATCGACGAGATGCTGCGCATGGTCGACGCGCTGCAATTCACCGAAGAGCACGGCGAAGTCTGCCCCGCCGGCTGGAACAAGGGCAAGGCCGGCATGAAGGCTGACCCGAGCGGCGTCGCCGACTACCTCGCGCACCACGCCGAATCGCTCTGA
- a CDS encoding acylphosphatase has protein sequence MPDATVSRRLTIRGRVQGVYYRASAQDEGVRLGLEGWVRNRLDGSVEALVAGPETAVEHFIEWARRGPPAAHVHDVAVTAAEWPEPGAFSVRPTA, from the coding sequence ATGCCTGACGCAACCGTTTCACGCCGTCTGACGATCCGCGGCCGCGTGCAGGGAGTGTATTACCGAGCGAGCGCACAGGATGAAGGCGTTCGCCTCGGACTGGAGGGATGGGTGCGCAACCGGCTGGACGGCTCGGTCGAGGCGCTGGTCGCGGGTCCCGAGACAGCGGTTGAACATTTCATCGAATGGGCGCGGCGAGGCCCACCGGCCGCCCACGTGCACGATGTGGCAGTCACTGCAGCGGAGTGGCCGGAGCCCGGCGCATTTTCGGTCCGTCCCACGGCATAG
- a CDS encoding SulP family inorganic anion transporter has translation MTRFRPKLLDTLPGYGRATFINDFSAGVTVGVLALPLAMAFAIASGMSPTAGVWTAIVAGFLISAFGGSKVQIGGPTGAFIPIVYAIVADFGVQNLLIATMMSGVMLLGMGAFKLGSMIRFIPVSVVIGFTNGIAVVIFISQIKDFLGLDIENMPGEFFGKMETLLAAMHTIDLPTVAISIASLAVLIAWNHAARQIAWMRRLPGPLAVLLVATAVNALVHLPIDTIGSRFGGIPQELPDIGLPALSLGTLGKLIAPALTIALLGAIESLLSARVADNLIDDRHDPNQELIAQGFANVVAPLFGGFAATGAIARTATNVRSGGHTPIAGMVHALVLLAVVLALAPLASDIPLAALSAIVVMVSVNMGEWHAFAWKDLARYSNQYRLILLGTFFVTVVFDLTLAVELGMLLASLFFIYRMSDLTRIERIPLEDYYGVEALSRSDDTPRIIAYRVFGSLFFGAANKLENLLLMQEGHPDAVILDLEKVINIDTTGLDALQTLHRTLQKRGAQLILCDLNDQPASLVFRSGFQASLGDDNIAANMTEALIRAQQLRGYEPELSYA, from the coding sequence ATGACCAGGTTTCGCCCGAAACTGCTTGACACCCTGCCCGGCTACGGCCGGGCAACATTCATCAACGATTTTTCCGCCGGCGTCACCGTCGGCGTGCTCGCGCTGCCGCTGGCGATGGCGTTCGCGATCGCCAGCGGCATGAGTCCGACTGCCGGCGTGTGGACGGCGATCGTCGCCGGCTTCCTGATCTCCGCCTTCGGTGGCTCGAAAGTGCAGATCGGCGGCCCGACCGGCGCCTTCATCCCGATCGTGTACGCGATCGTCGCCGACTTCGGCGTACAGAACCTGCTGATCGCTACGATGATGTCAGGCGTGATGCTGCTCGGCATGGGTGCCTTCAAGCTCGGCAGCATGATCCGCTTCATCCCGGTGTCGGTGGTCATCGGATTCACCAACGGCATCGCCGTGGTGATCTTCATTTCGCAGATCAAGGACTTCCTCGGACTCGACATCGAAAACATGCCGGGCGAGTTCTTCGGCAAGATGGAAACCTTGCTGGCTGCGATGCACACGATCGATCTCCCGACCGTGGCCATCTCGATCGCGTCGCTCGCGGTCCTGATCGCATGGAACCATGCGGCGAGGCAGATAGCATGGATGCGCCGCCTGCCCGGACCGCTCGCAGTGCTGTTGGTCGCCACGGCAGTCAATGCGCTGGTCCACTTGCCGATCGACACCATCGGCAGCCGCTTCGGCGGCATTCCCCAGGAACTGCCGGACATCGGTCTGCCTGCGCTGTCGCTCGGCACGCTCGGCAAGCTGATCGCGCCGGCCCTGACGATCGCGCTGCTCGGGGCGATCGAATCGCTGCTCTCGGCACGCGTCGCCGACAACCTGATCGACGACCGTCACGATCCCAACCAGGAACTCATCGCGCAGGGCTTCGCGAACGTCGTCGCGCCGCTGTTCGGCGGCTTCGCGGCCACCGGCGCGATTGCCCGCACTGCGACCAATGTCCGGTCGGGAGGGCATACTCCGATCGCCGGGATGGTCCACGCGCTGGTGCTGCTCGCCGTCGTGCTCGCACTGGCGCCGCTCGCAAGCGATATCCCGCTCGCCGCGCTGTCGGCGATCGTCGTCATGGTGTCGGTCAACATGGGCGAATGGCACGCCTTCGCATGGAAGGATCTGGCGCGCTATTCGAATCAGTACCGCCTGATCCTGCTCGGCACTTTTTTCGTGACGGTGGTGTTCGATCTCACGCTCGCCGTGGAACTCGGAATGTTGCTCGCGAGTCTGTTTTTCATTTACCGGATGTCGGACCTCACCCGCATCGAACGAATCCCGCTCGAAGACTATTACGGTGTCGAAGCCCTGTCGCGGAGCGATGACACACCGCGGATCATTGCCTATCGGGTATTCGGCAGCCTGTTTTTCGGCGCGGCGAACAAGCTCGAGAACCTGCTGCTGATGCAGGAGGGCCATCCGGACGCCGTGATCCTCGATCTCGAAAAGGTCATCAACATCGACACCACCGGCCTCGACGCGCTCCAGACCCTGCACCGCACGCTGCAAAAGCGCGGCGCGCAGCTGATCCTGTGCGACCTGAACGACCAGCCCGCGTCGCTCGTGTTCCGCTCCGGATTCCAGGCGAGCCTCGGCGACGACAACATCGCGGCGAACATGACCGAAGCCCTGATCCGCGCCCAGCAGCTGCGCGGATACGAACCGGAGCTGTCGTATGCCTGA
- the metG gene encoding methionine--tRNA ligase gives MPRKILVTNALPYANGDIHLGHLVGYIQGDIWVRYQRMRGNTVHYVCADDTHGTPVMLRAEKEGITPEALIGRVHGEHLRDFTDFGVAFDNYHSTHSVENRAYAEDVYTKLKAAELIDTRAIEQFYDPVKEMFLPDRFIKGECPKCGAADQYGDNCEACGAAYAPTELKNPHSAVSGAKPVLKTSEHYFFRLSDPRAVAFLREWTRGTNAAGTRRLQVEAANKMKEWLGDETVGDGGNTLSDWDISRDAPYFGFEIPGAPGKYFYVWLDAPIGYFASFRNLAEQRGDIAVDDFTDAVRAETAGTEMVHFIGKDILYFHALFWPAMLRFAGYRTPTQLCVNGFLTVDGAKMSKSRGTFITARSYVSRGLNPEWLRYYFATKSNGTMEDVDLSLDDMVAKVNSDLVGKYVNIASRCAGFIAKRFDGKLGASDPQATADFEAAFAAGTIAHAYEERDYGRALREIMRLADLANQYVNDHKPWELAKQEGQEAHLHVVCSTALTHFRDLTLYLKPVLPALAQKVEAFLAIDPLVWPQTWQPLPAAHTINPYAHLMTRVERKQIDALLEANRESLAPAAPAAKVASSQQRHAEKQQHEAQSAETAMPHISIDDFTKVDLRIARIVGAEHVEGADKLIRLRLDIGESENGQAKLRQVFAGIKSAYDPATLVGRLTVMVANLAPRKMKFGVSEGMVLAASSADDKSSGIYLLSPDTGAASGMRVK, from the coding sequence ATGCCGCGCAAGATACTGGTCACCAACGCTCTGCCCTACGCCAACGGCGACATTCACCTCGGCCATCTGGTCGGGTACATCCAGGGCGACATCTGGGTGCGCTACCAGCGCATGCGCGGCAACACGGTGCATTACGTCTGCGCGGACGACACGCACGGCACGCCGGTCATGCTGCGCGCCGAGAAGGAAGGCATCACGCCCGAAGCGCTGATCGGGCGGGTGCATGGCGAACATCTGCGTGACTTCACCGACTTCGGCGTCGCATTCGACAACTACCACAGCACTCACAGCGTCGAAAACCGGGCCTACGCGGAAGACGTCTACACGAAGCTCAAGGCTGCCGAGTTGATCGACACTCGCGCGATCGAGCAGTTCTACGATCCGGTCAAGGAGATGTTCCTGCCGGACCGCTTCATCAAGGGCGAATGCCCGAAGTGCGGCGCGGCCGACCAGTACGGCGACAACTGCGAAGCATGCGGCGCCGCCTACGCGCCGACCGAGCTCAAGAACCCGCACTCGGCCGTGTCCGGCGCGAAGCCCGTGCTGAAGACGTCGGAGCATTACTTTTTCCGCCTGTCCGACCCGCGCGCCGTGGCATTTCTGCGCGAATGGACGCGCGGCACGAATGCTGCCGGCACTCGTCGTCTGCAGGTCGAAGCGGCAAACAAGATGAAGGAGTGGCTCGGCGACGAAACCGTCGGCGACGGCGGGAACACGCTGTCGGACTGGGACATTTCGCGCGACGCCCCGTATTTCGGTTTCGAGATTCCCGGCGCACCGGGAAAATACTTCTACGTCTGGCTCGACGCCCCGATCGGCTACTTCGCGAGTTTCCGCAACCTTGCCGAGCAGCGTGGCGACATTGCCGTCGACGACTTCACCGACGCCGTCCGCGCCGAAACGGCGGGCACCGAGATGGTGCACTTCATCGGCAAGGACATCCTCTACTTCCATGCCCTCTTCTGGCCGGCGATGCTCCGGTTCGCCGGCTACCGCACGCCCACGCAGTTGTGCGTCAATGGCTTCCTGACCGTCGACGGCGCGAAGATGAGCAAGAGTCGCGGCACGTTCATCACGGCGCGCTCCTACGTCTCGCGGGGCCTCAACCCGGAATGGCTGCGTTATTACTTCGCGACCAAGTCGAACGGCACGATGGAAGACGTCGATCTCAGCCTCGACGACATGGTCGCAAAAGTGAATTCGGACCTTGTCGGCAAGTACGTCAACATCGCCAGCCGCTGCGCAGGCTTCATCGCCAAGCGCTTCGATGGCAAGCTCGGCGCAAGCGATCCGCAGGCGACCGCCGATTTCGAAGCTGCCTTTGCAGCGGGGACGATCGCGCACGCTTACGAAGAACGTGACTACGGCCGCGCGCTGCGCGAGATCATGCGGCTCGCCGACCTGGCGAACCAGTACGTCAACGACCACAAGCCGTGGGAACTGGCGAAGCAGGAAGGCCAGGAGGCGCATCTTCACGTCGTATGCAGCACGGCGCTGACGCATTTCCGCGACCTTACGCTGTATCTCAAGCCGGTCCTGCCCGCTCTCGCCCAAAAAGTCGAAGCGTTCCTCGCGATCGACCCGCTCGTCTGGCCGCAAACCTGGCAGCCGCTGCCCGCGGCGCACACCATCAACCCCTATGCGCACCTGATGACCCGCGTCGAGCGCAAGCAGATCGACGCGCTGCTCGAGGCGAACCGCGAATCGCTCGCGCCGGCCGCCCCCGCCGCAAAAGTCGCCTCGTCGCAGCAGCGCCACGCGGAAAAGCAGCAGCACGAAGCCCAGTCCGCGGAAACGGCGATGCCGCACATCTCGATCGACGATTTCACGAAAGTGGATCTGCGCATCGCCCGCATCGTCGGCGCCGAACACGTCGAAGGCGCCGACAAGCTGATCCGCCTGCGACTCGACATCGGCGAGAGCGAAAATGGCCAGGCGAAGCTGCGCCAGGTGTTTGCCGGCATCAAGTCGGCGTACGACCCGGCAACGCTCGTCGGACGGCTCACGGTGATGGTCGCCAACCTCGCGCCGCGCAAGATGAAGTTCGGCGTCAGCGAGGGCATGGTGCTCGCCGCCTCCAGCGCGGACGACAAGAGCTCAGGGATCTACCTTCTGTCACCGGACACAGGGGCCGCTTCCGGCATGCGCGTGAAATGA
- a CDS encoding OmpA family protein — translation MSTLLSACATTTVTSPPGTATPIHRTVPVAKNTAFDWPAERNRIVKRLSGSSEIATRVLDNGTLQLLLPGAEAFSRGGTEPQPVLTPNLDRVASALASSPEVEIRVFGHTDSLDSELHNLQLSIQRAETVAEHLRRRGIPLVRLHADGKGEAEPIADNATEAGRAKNRRVEIVLRPFE, via the coding sequence GTGAGCACGCTCCTGTCGGCGTGCGCCACGACGACTGTGACATCTCCTCCCGGCACCGCGACCCCGATCCATCGCACCGTGCCCGTCGCGAAGAATACGGCCTTCGACTGGCCCGCCGAGCGCAACCGCATCGTCAAACGCTTGAGCGGCTCCAGCGAGATCGCAACCCGGGTGCTCGACAATGGCACCCTGCAACTGCTGCTCCCGGGCGCCGAAGCCTTTTCCCGTGGGGGCACGGAGCCTCAGCCGGTACTGACGCCGAACCTGGACCGTGTCGCATCGGCGCTGGCCTCGTCCCCCGAGGTCGAAATCCGGGTGTTCGGTCATACCGACAGCCTGGACAGTGAATTGCACAATCTGCAGCTTTCGATCCAGCGCGCCGAAACCGTCGCGGAGCATCTGCGCCGCCGCGGCATCCCGCTCGTTCGTCTTCATGCCGACGGCAAGGGCGAAGCGGAGCCGATCGCCGACAACGCCACCGAGGCGGGACGCGCGAAGAACCGTCGCGTCGAGATCGTCCTGCGTCCGTTCGAATAG